Proteins encoded within one genomic window of Streptomyces agglomeratus:
- a CDS encoding cation transporter, producing the protein AVYVTLDAVRALAGTGEAERSIPGIVIAALSLAVMPFLSAAQRKAGRELGSASAVADSKQTLLCTYLSAVLLVGLVLNATLGWSWADPIAALVIAAIAVKEGRDAWQGKGCCAPTAAVAPSAGGEADACGCRPGCDCCT; encoded by the coding sequence GCCGTGTACGTCACCCTCGACGCCGTCCGGGCGCTGGCGGGCACCGGCGAGGCCGAACGCTCCATCCCCGGCATCGTCATCGCCGCTCTCTCGCTCGCGGTGATGCCGTTCCTGTCCGCCGCTCAGCGCAAGGCCGGCCGCGAACTCGGCTCCGCCAGCGCGGTCGCCGACTCCAAGCAGACCCTGCTGTGCACGTACCTCTCCGCCGTCCTCCTGGTCGGCCTGGTCCTCAACGCCACCCTCGGCTGGTCCTGGGCCGACCCGATCGCCGCCCTGGTCATTGCCGCCATCGCCGTCAAGGAAGGCCGCGACGCCTGGCAGGGCAAGGGCTGTTGCGCACCCACCGCCGCGGTGGCACCGTCCGCCGGCGGTGAGGCGGACGCGTGCGGCTGCCGCCCCGGATGTGACTGCTGCACCTGA